One Myotis daubentonii chromosome 12, mMyoDau2.1, whole genome shotgun sequence genomic region harbors:
- the ZNF2 gene encoding zinc finger protein 2: MESTQEGTAAVAPTARCQESVTFMDVAVIFTDEEWRHLIPVQRDLYKEVMLENYQSIISLGLPVPQPDVIFQFNREDKPWIIDLHGPDEGRWPENISLDWETKPEIQGEIQIGSEEKSEGMSMEKLGRKSPLCTKLEVHALEGGLETEKESPIVETCKKSFSQEESLQQGLTRPKKILTKDRDQECSDCGKTFFDHSSLIRHQKTHTGEKPYDCHECGKAFYNRSALTVHQRVHTGEKPFKCRECGKAFSRRCSLSRHLMSHTGESPYECSTCGKAFFDRSSLTVHQRIHTGEKPFKCSECGKAFFDRSSLTRHQRIHTGETPYECSQCGKAFSQKSILTRHQLIHTGRKPYECTECGKAFYGISSLNRHQKAHAGEPHFQCSECGKAFFDRSSLTQHQKIHTGDKPYECSECGKAFSQRSRLTRHQRVHTGEKPFECSVCGKVFSSKSSVIQHQRRYAKQGID, translated from the exons ATGGAGAGCACCCAGGAGGGAACAGCTGCTGTGGCTCCAACTGCCAGGTGCCAG GAATCGGTGACATTCATGGATGTGGCCGTGATTTTCACAGATGAAGAGTGGAGGCATCTGATCCCTGTTCAGAGGGACCTCTACAAGgaggtgatgctggagaactacCAGAGCATCATCTCCCTGG GACTTCCAGTTCCTCAACCTGATGTGATTTTCCAGTTTAACAGAGAGGATAAACCTTGGATAATTGATCTTCATGGACCTGATGAAGGAAGATGGCCAGAGAACATTTCTCTAG ACTGGGAGACAAAGCCTGAGATTCAAGGTGAGATTCAAATTGGTTCAGAAGAAAAGTCAGAAGGAATGTCAATGGAAAAGCTTGGAAGAAAAAGTCCTCTGTGTACTAAATTGGAAGTTCATGCACTAGAAGGTGGATTGGAAACAGAGAAGGAAAGTCCTATAGTGGAGACTTGTAAGAAATCCTTTTCCCAGGAGGAAAGCTTGCAGCAAGGGTTAACCCGTCCCAAGAAAATTCTCACTAAAGACAGAGACCAGGAATGCAGTGATTGTGGGAAGACCTTTTTTGACCACTCATCCCTTATCCGCCATCAGAAGACTCACACGGGAGAGAAGCCCTATGACTGTCATGAGTGTGGGAAAGCTTTTTACAACCGTTCAGCTCTAACTGTACATCAgcgagttcacactggagagaagccctttAAATGCCGTGAGTGTGGGAAAGCTTTCAGTCGTAGGTGCAGTCTCAGCAGACACTTGATGTCTCACACTGGGGAGAGCCCCTACGAATGTAGCACATGTGGAAAAGCCTTTTTTGACCGTTCATCCCTAACTGTACATCAGCGAATTCACACCGGAGAGAAACCATTTAAATGCAGtgagtgtgggaaagccttcTTTGACCGTTCATCCCTCACTCGACAccagagaattcatactggagaaacTCCTTATGAATGTAGTcagtgtgggaaagccttcagccAGAAAAGCATTCTTACTAGACACCAGCTCATCCATACTGGCCGGAAGCCTTATGAATGTACTGAGTGTGGGAAAGCCTTTTATGGTATCTCATCACTGAACAGACATCAGAAAGCTCATGCTGGAGAGCCTCACTTCCAGTGCAGTGAGTGTGGGAAAGCGTTTTTTGACCGCTCATCCCTTACACAGCATCAGAAGATTCACACTGGAGACAAGCCCTATGAATGCAGTGAATGCGGGAAAGCCTTTAGCCAGAGAAGCCGGCTGACACGACATCAGAGggttcacacaggagagaaaccctttGAATGCAGCGTATGTGGGAAAGTGTTTAGTTCTAAATCATCAGTTATTCAACATCAACGGCGCTATGCCAAACAGGGAATAGACTGA